A genome region from Baekduia alba includes the following:
- a CDS encoding IclR family transcriptional regulator domain-containing protein: MTQTPEAPPPPPARDRQFVQSLERGLSVIRALSAPEPQTLSDVARTTGLTRAASRRFLLTLQQLGYVHLSGTRFALTPQVLELGYAYLSSLTLPEVAEPHLERLVEEIHESSSVSVLDGTDVVYVARVSTRRIMRVAISVGTRFPAYATSMGRVLLAGLEPARLDAVLARSELVALTPETIHEEGELRAELERVRAQGWALVDQELEAGLRSVAAPIHDRDGRVVAAINVSTQAARTDVEDVHAALLPPLLAAAQAIERDLAAAR; this comes from the coding sequence GTGACGCAGACGCCCGAAGCCCCGCCCCCACCGCCCGCGCGCGACCGGCAGTTCGTGCAGTCGCTGGAGCGCGGCCTGTCGGTGATCCGGGCGCTCAGCGCGCCCGAGCCGCAGACGCTCAGCGACGTCGCGCGCACGACCGGCCTCACCCGCGCCGCCTCGCGGCGCTTCCTGCTGACGCTCCAGCAGCTCGGCTACGTCCACCTCAGCGGGACGCGCTTCGCGCTGACGCCGCAGGTGCTGGAGCTCGGCTACGCGTACCTGTCCAGCCTCACGCTGCCCGAGGTCGCCGAGCCCCACCTCGAGCGCCTGGTCGAGGAGATCCACGAGTCCTCCTCGGTCTCGGTCCTCGACGGCACCGACGTCGTCTACGTCGCTCGCGTCTCGACGCGCCGGATCATGCGCGTGGCGATCAGCGTCGGCACCCGCTTTCCGGCCTACGCGACGTCGATGGGCCGCGTCCTGCTCGCCGGCCTGGAGCCCGCGCGGCTCGACGCGGTCCTCGCGCGCTCCGAGCTCGTGGCGCTGACGCCGGAGACGATCCACGAGGAGGGCGAGCTGCGCGCCGAGCTGGAGCGCGTCCGCGCCCAGGGCTGGGCGCTCGTCGACCAGGAGCTCGAGGCGGGCCTGCGCTCCGTCGCCGCGCCGATCCACGACCGCGACGGCCGCGTCGTCGCGGCGATCAACGTCTCGACGCAGGCGGCCCGCACCGACGTCGAGGACGTCCACGCCGCGCTGCTGCCGCCGCTGCTCGCCGCAGCGCAGGCGATCGAGCGCGACCTGGCCGCCGCCCGCTAG
- a CDS encoding SHOCT domain-containing protein, whose amino-acid sequence MDNGPLQVAVIEFVDGRFTGAIAAAFDELVEADVVSVRDLVFVRKDDDGGVEAFELDELDPGELAGFRQMGAGVGALLNEDDVEEVAAGLRPGSAVALVVWEDRWALRLLGAIREAGGAVLAGTATAVSQAQHLRYAQSVEGAPPPQEVVVQAPPPAASGEGDRIAQLERLAKLREQGLLTDDELAAEKARILA is encoded by the coding sequence ATGGACAACGGACCTCTGCAGGTGGCGGTGATCGAGTTCGTCGACGGCCGCTTCACGGGCGCGATCGCCGCGGCGTTCGACGAGCTGGTCGAGGCCGACGTCGTAAGTGTGCGCGACCTCGTCTTCGTCCGCAAGGACGACGACGGCGGCGTGGAGGCCTTCGAGCTCGACGAGCTCGACCCGGGCGAGCTGGCGGGCTTCCGCCAGATGGGCGCCGGGGTCGGCGCCCTGCTCAACGAGGACGACGTCGAGGAGGTGGCGGCGGGCCTGCGACCCGGCTCGGCCGTCGCGCTCGTCGTCTGGGAGGACCGCTGGGCGCTGCGGCTGCTCGGCGCCATCCGCGAGGCGGGCGGCGCGGTCCTCGCCGGCACGGCGACCGCCGTCAGCCAGGCCCAGCACCTGCGCTACGCGCAGAGCGTGGAGGGCGCGCCGCCGCCTCAGGAGGTGGTGGTGCAGGCGCCACCGCCGGCGGCCAGCGGCGAGGGCGACCGCATCGCCCAGCTCGAGCGGCTCGCGAAGCTGCGCGAGCAGGGGCTGCTGACCGACGACGAGCTGGCGGCCGAGAAGGCCCGCATCCTGGCGTGA
- a CDS encoding sensor histidine kinase has translation MGDAESVREAGLHRRAHELALLVDGIRDYAILLLDDGGTITAWNAGAERLKGYTAAEAIGRNFSMFYTEDDRARGHPAELLEIARRDGRVAEEGWRVRKDGSRFWASVLITAIHEPDGRVRGFGKVVRDLTPRRAAEDRLREGAAELAAANVELEQFRRLVLSVRDYAIFLLDPGGYITTWNPGAEHAKGYLADEVIGRHFSIFYTEADRTRDHPAEELRIAAETGRYEEEGWRIRKDGSRFWANVVLTAVRDDDGTLIGYAKVTRDLTERRAAEQRTREAATRLERTNRELDRFAAVAAHDLQEPLRTIAGFSGLLVDRYGADLDPGARKYLDHITSGVDRMSRLVDGLLGYARASEPSGAPADTVVLADAVGAVFDELRATVDAHGTDVIVDVAGDVHVHAEARDVEAALRNLISNAVKFADAQVPAVSVRAALFERDVRVDVVDNGLGIDPADRPRLFQPFQRLPNALHQPGTGLGLAIAQRVVERNGGAIGVDSVAGEGSRFWFTLPAA, from the coding sequence GTGGGCGACGCCGAGTCGGTCCGGGAGGCGGGGCTGCATCGCCGTGCGCACGAGCTCGCGCTGCTCGTCGACGGGATCCGCGACTACGCGATCCTGCTGCTGGACGACGGCGGCACGATCACGGCGTGGAACGCGGGCGCCGAGCGCCTGAAGGGCTACACCGCCGCCGAGGCGATCGGCCGCAACTTCTCGATGTTCTACACCGAGGACGACCGCGCCCGCGGCCATCCGGCCGAGCTCCTGGAGATCGCACGCCGCGACGGCCGCGTCGCGGAGGAGGGCTGGCGGGTCCGCAAGGACGGCTCGCGCTTCTGGGCCAGCGTCCTGATCACCGCGATCCACGAGCCCGACGGCAGGGTCCGCGGCTTCGGCAAGGTCGTGCGCGACCTCACGCCGCGCCGCGCCGCCGAGGACCGGCTGCGCGAGGGCGCCGCCGAGCTGGCCGCGGCCAACGTCGAGCTCGAGCAGTTCCGTCGGCTGGTGCTGAGCGTTCGCGACTACGCGATCTTCCTGCTCGATCCGGGCGGCTACATCACGACCTGGAACCCGGGCGCCGAGCACGCCAAGGGCTACCTGGCCGACGAGGTCATCGGCCGGCACTTCTCGATCTTCTACACCGAGGCGGACCGCACGCGCGACCACCCGGCCGAGGAGCTGCGGATCGCGGCGGAGACCGGGCGCTACGAGGAGGAGGGCTGGCGGATCCGCAAGGACGGCTCGCGCTTCTGGGCCAACGTGGTGCTGACCGCGGTCCGCGACGACGACGGCACGCTGATCGGGTACGCCAAGGTCACCCGCGATCTGACCGAGCGCCGCGCCGCCGAGCAGCGGACGCGCGAGGCCGCCACGCGGCTGGAGCGCACGAACCGCGAGCTCGACCGCTTCGCCGCCGTCGCCGCGCACGACCTGCAGGAGCCGCTGCGCACGATCGCCGGCTTCAGCGGGCTGCTCGTCGACCGCTACGGCGCCGACCTGGACCCGGGGGCGCGCAAGTACCTCGACCACATCACCTCGGGCGTCGACCGGATGTCTCGGCTCGTGGACGGGCTGCTCGGCTACGCGCGCGCGTCCGAGCCGTCGGGCGCGCCGGCCGACACCGTCGTCCTGGCCGACGCGGTCGGCGCGGTCTTCGACGAGCTGCGCGCGACGGTCGACGCGCACGGCACCGACGTCATCGTCGACGTCGCCGGCGACGTGCACGTCCACGCCGAGGCGCGCGACGTCGAGGCCGCGCTGCGCAACCTGATCTCCAACGCGGTGAAGTTCGCCGACGCGCAGGTGCCGGCGGTCAGTGTGCGCGCGGCGCTGTTCGAGCGCGACGTCCGCGTCGACGTGGTGGACAACGGCCTGGGGATCGACCCGGCCGACCGGCCGCGGCTCTTCCAGCCCTTCCAGCGCCTGCCCAACGCCCTGCATCAGCCGGGCACCGGCCTGGGACTGGCGATCGCCCAGCGCGTCGTCGAGCGCAACGGCGGCGCGATCGGCGTGGACTCGGTGGCCGGCGAGGGCAGCCGGTTCTGGTTCACGCTTCCCGCGGCGTAG
- a CDS encoding response regulator produces MGPTSQSRVLRVLVVDDAPDIRALLRAMLSDNGDVLVLEASGGEEALAVAAADPPDLAVVDQNMPGMDGVTTTRELKALLADVEVVAFTAVPGAERQFAQAGATRHFLKDRFGDLVGFISERAASNVGR; encoded by the coding sequence GTGGGCCCCACGTCTCAGTCCCGCGTCCTCCGTGTCCTCGTTGTCGACGACGCGCCGGACATCCGTGCGCTGCTGCGGGCGATGCTGAGCGACAACGGCGACGTCCTCGTGCTCGAGGCGTCCGGGGGCGAGGAGGCGCTGGCCGTCGCGGCGGCCGACCCGCCCGACCTCGCGGTCGTCGACCAGAACATGCCGGGGATGGACGGCGTGACCACGACCCGCGAGCTCAAGGCGCTGCTGGCCGACGTCGAGGTCGTGGCGTTCACCGCCGTGCCGGGGGCCGAGCGTCAGTTCGCCCAGGCCGGCGCGACGCGCCACTTCCTCAAGGACCGCTTCGGCGACCTGGTCGGCTTCATCTCCGAGCGCGCCGCGAGCAACGTCGGGAGGTGA